A single genomic interval of Terriglobus albidus harbors:
- a CDS encoding nitroreductase family protein — MSRAEIKSLAQAIRERRASQSFDGEPMPQDDLRKILEAGLQAPSSYNLQPWRFIVVQQPEQKRRLRGACFNQAKVEEASAVIVACGDADAWRKDLDEVINSGLRGGMSESLAAASRESIPHYFAEFNSDQMHGWLNKQVMVAFTHMLLMAEVLGYDTAPMEGFEQDKVHEVLRLPMSYWVVAVLALGKMQGPDKFNGGRFPFSHTVFCEEFGKPLK, encoded by the coding sequence ATGAGCCGCGCCGAAATCAAATCACTCGCCCAGGCGATTCGTGAGCGTCGGGCAAGCCAGAGCTTTGATGGCGAGCCGATGCCGCAAGACGATCTGCGGAAGATTCTGGAAGCGGGGTTGCAGGCGCCCAGCAGCTACAACCTGCAGCCCTGGCGTTTCATCGTGGTGCAGCAGCCGGAGCAGAAGCGCCGCCTTCGCGGAGCATGCTTCAATCAGGCCAAGGTGGAAGAGGCCAGTGCGGTAATTGTCGCCTGCGGCGACGCTGATGCCTGGCGTAAGGATCTGGATGAGGTAATCAACTCCGGGCTTCGCGGCGGCATGTCCGAGAGCCTGGCCGCGGCATCGCGTGAGAGCATTCCGCACTACTTCGCCGAGTTCAACTCAGACCAGATGCATGGCTGGCTGAACAAGCAGGTGATGGTGGCCTTCACGCACATGCTGCTGATGGCCGAGGTGCTGGGCTACGATACGGCTCCGATGGAAGGCTTTGAGCAGGATAAGGTGCATGAGGTGCTGCGCCTGCCCATGAGTTACTGGGTGGTTGCCGTTCTGGCGCTTGGAAAGATGCAGGGGCCTGACAAGTTCAATGGCGGCCGTTTCCCGTTCTCGCATACCGTCTTCTGCGAAGAGTTCGGCAAACCGCTGAAATGA
- a CDS encoding molybdopterin-dependent oxidoreductase yields MRPAILALACVFIVSPAFAQTAQQPATAHAHEAAAPSTSLTVTGPTGKVLKVSPEDLKAMPHKSVEVFNEHSKAKETYTGVPLTDLLKQVDAPTGEKLRGKLYLLGVIAEGTDHYRVLYSLAEVDPANHTGDVLVADQIDGKPIAADGAFKLVSTEEKRPARWVRNLTAITVKAVE; encoded by the coding sequence ATGCGCCCAGCCATCCTTGCTCTCGCCTGCGTTTTCATCGTCTCGCCCGCCTTTGCTCAGACCGCGCAGCAGCCTGCGACGGCCCACGCGCACGAAGCAGCCGCTCCCTCTACCTCACTTACCGTGACCGGCCCAACCGGCAAGGTCCTGAAGGTGTCGCCGGAAGACCTGAAAGCCATGCCGCACAAGTCTGTAGAGGTCTTCAACGAGCACAGCAAGGCGAAGGAAACCTACACCGGTGTTCCTCTCACGGACCTGCTGAAGCAGGTTGACGCGCCTACTGGAGAGAAGCTCCGCGGCAAACTCTACCTGTTGGGAGTCATCGCCGAGGGCACAGACCACTATCGCGTGCTCTATTCCCTGGCGGAAGTAGATCCCGCCAACCACACCGGCGATGTCCTGGTCGCTGACCAGATCGACGGGAAGCCGATTGCCGCTGACGGAGCCTTCAAGCTGGTCTCCACGGAAGAGAAGCGGCCCGCCCGCTGGGTGCGGAATCTAACCGCCATCACCGTCAAGGCTGTCGAGTAG
- a CDS encoding winged helix-turn-helix domain-containing protein, whose amino-acid sequence MNERGPSKIYRFGIFEADPISGELRRKGLRIRLHAQPFQALLLLLERPGETVTRDEIARRLWPEDTFVDYEHGVNSAMNRLRDALGDRASNPRFIETLAKRGYRFIASVEEFEDHPITLPSQPTPSTQEQVTSRILTSSEDLPRSSPPLVQAFFILFQLMYLSFYIGALANLGEIQELIAPLPHAQLILRVLILSAVLLIPVRTFLLCATLFRPPHFLQRFLRLWWLSLAGDLLWTLSPFLLLHHINDGLALACMSFLVYSPFAQRSLVLMGAGQIRE is encoded by the coding sequence ATGAACGAACGCGGGCCGAGCAAGATATACCGTTTTGGCATCTTCGAGGCGGACCCGATATCCGGTGAACTTCGCCGGAAAGGGCTCCGCATCCGCTTACATGCTCAGCCATTCCAGGCGCTGCTGTTGTTACTTGAGCGCCCAGGTGAGACTGTCACCCGCGATGAAATCGCTCGCCGGCTATGGCCGGAGGACACATTTGTCGACTATGAGCACGGCGTCAACTCCGCAATGAATCGCCTGCGGGATGCGCTTGGAGATAGAGCATCCAATCCGCGCTTTATCGAAACACTTGCCAAGCGAGGCTACCGGTTCATTGCATCAGTAGAGGAGTTCGAGGACCACCCCATAACTCTTCCATCCCAACCGACTCCGAGCACCCAGGAACAGGTAACGAGCCGAATCCTTACCTCCTCCGAAGATCTGCCTCGAAGTTCTCCTCCGCTGGTCCAGGCCTTCTTCATCCTGTTCCAACTGATGTATCTCAGCTTCTATATCGGAGCGTTAGCGAACCTCGGCGAGATTCAGGAACTCATTGCTCCACTTCCTCATGCGCAGTTGATCTTGCGCGTGCTTATCCTGAGCGCCGTTCTCCTCATTCCGGTACGAACCTTTTTGCTCTGTGCAACTCTCTTCCGCCCACCTCATTTTCTACAGCGGTTCCTGAGACTGTGGTGGCTCTCACTGGCTGGCGATCTTCTGTGGACGCTCTCCCCTTTTCTATTGCTTCATCACATCAACGACGGACTCGCCTTGGCTTGTATGAGCTTTTTGGTGTACTCCCCGTTTGCACAGCGTTCGTTGGTTTTGATGGGAGCCGGTCAGATACGTGAGTGA
- a CDS encoding NUDIX hydrolase, with amino-acid sequence MSDTREYPSAPVVGVGAIVFQDDKVLLVRRGREPLKGEWSLPGGRLELGEHLEAAVVREVKEETGLDVSVVRHAETLERIFREEERVRYHYVLVDFLCEVTGGELLCGDDAADAAWFPVDAVLQSEIAVAQFTLEVLNRVWDRARATRQP; translated from the coding sequence ATGAGCGACACACGTGAGTACCCCAGCGCTCCAGTCGTTGGGGTAGGGGCTATCGTCTTTCAGGACGACAAGGTCTTGCTGGTGCGGCGCGGACGCGAACCGCTCAAAGGCGAGTGGTCGTTGCCTGGCGGCCGGCTGGAGCTGGGAGAGCACCTGGAAGCTGCGGTCGTCCGCGAGGTCAAGGAAGAGACCGGGCTGGACGTCAGTGTCGTGCGGCATGCGGAGACACTGGAACGGATCTTCCGTGAAGAAGAACGTGTCCGGTACCACTACGTTCTGGTGGACTTCCTCTGCGAGGTCACAGGAGGCGAACTGCTCTGCGGAGATGACGCCGCAGACGCGGCCTGGTTTCCCGTGGACGCTGTTCTACAAAGCGAGATCGCGGTTGCGCAGTTCACCCTTGAGGTTTTGAATCGTGTCTGGGACCGTGCTCGGGCTACTCGACAGCCTTGA
- the nuoI gene encoding NADH-quinone oxidoreductase subunit NuoI: MSIVSNVAAIAKGMSITFKEMLQPTEVENYPDGPGPMRGAQFQERFRGKHQLQRDENGLEKCVACFLCAAACPSNCIFIEAADNTEQKRISSSERYAKVYNIDYNRCIFCGYCVEACPTDAITHGHGFELASLNATTLVMRKEDLLVPMPALPAHTGSSEEKSEVLA; this comes from the coding sequence ATGTCCATCGTCAGCAACGTCGCCGCGATTGCCAAAGGCATGAGCATCACCTTCAAGGAAATGCTGCAGCCCACCGAGGTAGAAAACTACCCCGACGGTCCCGGACCGATGCGCGGTGCTCAGTTCCAGGAGCGCTTCCGCGGCAAGCACCAGTTGCAGCGCGACGAGAACGGTCTGGAGAAGTGCGTGGCATGCTTCCTGTGCGCGGCAGCCTGCCCCTCCAACTGCATCTTTATCGAAGCGGCGGACAACACGGAGCAAAAGCGCATCAGCTCTTCGGAGCGGTACGCCAAGGTCTACAACATCGACTACAACCGTTGCATCTTCTGCGGGTACTGCGTTGAGGCCTGCCCAACGGACGCAATTACTCATGGTCATGGCTTTGAACTTGCCAGCCTGAACGCCACCACTCTTGTGATGCGTAAGGAAGATCTGCTGGTGCCGATGCCGGCGCTTCCCGCTCATACTGGATCCTCAGAAGAGAAGTCCGAAGTCCTGGCCTGA